A part of Aspergillus flavus chromosome 1, complete sequence genomic DNA contains:
- a CDS encoding YhhN-like protein: MSTNLSIPPPPAVYLLIGSLPLLVISESVSRSHTGTALFKMLSSVAFLSGPLFLTSGEWTSTRSLITAGLLFSLAGDFFLIPSRSEFHNANSNPQQEKKISISFQLGVIAFAAAHIAYILAFFQDNETISWGTFATTFLVTMAVAKWLGVIYPPPHSSAGSNVLDLDLPADMKPLVLVYATIISVMFATAASTTPVDVSSRWQYQRVFGAAMFVASDVYVAKDAFKKSPGSRGWVQSTFGYGLYFWGQMVIAGLV; the protein is encoded by the coding sequence ATGTCGACAAATCTGtcaattcctcctccgccggCAGTGTACCTTCTCATAGGGTCCCTCCCATTGCTGGTCATTTCGGAGTCCGTATCCCGATCCCACACAGGGACGGCTCTATTCAAGATGCTCTCTTCGGTCGCTTTCCTCAGCGGGCCACTCTTTTTAACCTCAGGAGAGTGGACTTCCACTCGTTCTCTCATCACGGCCGgccttcttttctccctcgcCGGAGACTTCTTCTTAATCCCCTCGCGAAGCGAATTCCACAATGCGAACTCCAACCCccaacaggaaaagaaaatctccATTTCCTTCCAGCTGGGCGTCATCGCCTTCGCAGCAGCTCATATCGCCTATATCCTGGCCTTCTTCCAGGATAACGAGACCATCTCGTGGGGAACCTTCGCGACAACATTCCTCGTAACAATGGCGGTCGCAAAATGGCTTGGCGTAATCTATCCACCACCGCATTCCTCGGCTGGAAGTAATGTGCTCGATCTCGATCTTCCTGCAGATATGAAACCGTTGGTCCTGGTATATGCTACCATCATTAGCGTGATGTTTGCTACTGCAGCTTCGACAACTCCGGTAGATGTTTCGTCCCGCTGGCAGTATCAGCGAGTGTTTGGTGCGGCAATGTTCGTTGCTAGCGACGTTTACGTTGCGAAGGACGCGTTCAAGAAATCACCTGGAAGCCGGGGTTGGGTTCAGAGTACTTTTGGGTATGGGTTGTATTTTTGGGGGCAGATGGTTATCGCGGGGTTGGTGTAG
- a CDS encoding FAD binding domain protein: MIRTISLVGAWLIASGATLVQADSSFEPANFNVTAALKGYGVDTSSIPALTNLSKRSTESACLAACASLESVFGSEKVLDQENTSYTTFTDAFWSEQQAEVRPSCIFKPSVNTDVAIVVLLSQLTRCPFAAKSGGHAAFRGASSSPGGITIWFTDMNEVSLNEDHSIASIGPGNLWGRVYKALEPYGLAAIGGRESSLGVGGFVTGGGISFHSNLYGWALDNVESFEVVTASGRIVTANATNFPDLYWALRGGGNNLGLVTKFNLYTIPSSTMRGTTRVFEEARLPEVVSAFASVSRGATADGNAQQYVAFARMQGVSVASAELSYALNITDPPIFKPYRDIPALADTTESRSLVQYCEYINDQNPSGHREMYWTIATQLDESFALWAAEYYFKIVPQAANITGGNPVIIYQALTEPMLANVTKFGGNALGLDTSQGPLILFNMAFWWDNAADDNAVYTFIHNYYKVITDEAKKRGIAHQYIYMNYGSQFQDVIAGYGADNKARLQKVAATYDPRGVYQTLQPGYFKLNGAPVQY, from the exons ATGATACGCACGATTTCTTTGGTAGGCGCCTGGCTCATCGCTAGCGGTGCTACTCTAGTGCAGGCCGACAGCAGTTTTGAACCGGCCAATTTCAACGTCACTGCAGCGTTGAAAGGTTATGGCGTTGATACATCCAGCATACCTGCATTGACAAACTTATCAAAACGATCAACAGAGTCAGCATGCCTTGCAGCT TGCGCTAGTCTTGAGTCCGTCTTTGGCTCCGAAAAAGTCCTAGATCAAGAGAACACGAGCTATACCACTTTCACGGACGCTTTTTGGTCTGAGCAGCAGGCAGAGGTTCGTCCGTCTTGTATTTTCAAGCCTAGCGTCAACACAGATGTTGCCATCGTTGTGCTGTTATCTCAGCTTACCAGGTGCCCGTTCGCGGCCAAGAGCGGCGGCCACGCTGCCTTCCGGGGCGCGTCCAGTAGCCCTGGAGGTATCACCATCTGGTTCACTGATATGAATGAGGTGAGCCTGAATGAGGACCATTCCATCGCATCTATTGGGCCAGGAAATCTCTGGGGGCGGGTTTACAAGGCACTCGAACCGTATGGGTTAGCTGCTATCGGCGGCCGGGAGAGTAGCCTTGGGGTGGGGGGATTTGTTACTGGCGGTGGCATTTCATTTCACTCCAACCTGTATGGTTGGGCTTTGGATAACGTGGAGAGTTTTGAG GTCGTGACAGCCAGCGGTCGAATTGTGACGGCTAACGCAACAAACTTTCCGGATCTTTACTGGGCTCTCCGCGGCGGAGGCAATAACCTTGGTCTCGTTACCAAGTTTAACTTGTACACAATCCCGAGTTCGACAATGCGCGGGACTACGCGTGTCTTTGAGGAAGCTCGACTCCCGGAGGTCGTCAGCGCTTTTGCAAGTGTCTCCCGTGGCGCGACAGCCGATGGCAACGCCCAACAGTACGTAGCATTTGCCCGTATGCAAGGCGTGAGTGTTGCGTCCGCGGAGCTCTCGTACGCCCTGAATATCACAGACCCACCCATCTTTAAGCCATACAGAGACATTCCCGCATTGGCCGACACAACCGAGTCCAGGAGCCTGGTGCAGTACTGCGAGTATATCAATGACCAAAACCCTAGCGGACACCGGGAGATGTACTGGACAATTGCGACGCAGCTGGATGAATCGTTTGCTCTCTGGGCGGCCGAATATTACTTCAAGATCGTGCCGCAAGCAGCTAATATCACGGGTGGGAACCCCGTAATAATTTACCAGGCATTGACGGAGCCGATGCTGGCCAACGTGACTAAGTTCGGTGGCAATGCCTTGGGCTTGGATACATCACAAGGGCCGCTGATTCTATTCAACATGGCCTTTTGGTGGGATAACGCTGCTGATGACAATGCTGTCTACACTTTCATTCACAATTACTACAAAGTCATCACTGACGAAGCAAAGAAGCGTGGGATTGCCCATCAGTACATCTATATGAACTATGGCAGTCAGTTCCAGGATGTCATTGCGGGATATGGTGCGGACAACAAAGCCCGCCTGCAGAAAGTGGCAGCAACGTACGATCCTCGTGGCGTCTACCAGACACTGCAGCCAGGATACTTCAAATTGAATGGAGCACCTGTTCAATACTGA
- a CDS encoding putative 3-methyl-2-oxobutanoate hydroxymethyltransferase (3-methyl-2-oxobutanoate hydroxymethyltransferase) — translation MFTKSSFSRLASLRHSWRPRYSVPPRFPLFNNILVRYSSYSPMGKTQSDSRKKVTIQTLQSLHKKGEPITALTAHDFPSGHIADAAGMDVVIVGDSLSMVALGMEDTNEVTIEDMLLHCRSVSRAVKHAFTITDLPMGSYELSPEQALQSAIRMVKEGGMQAVKLEGGEQMAPTIRRITQTGIPVLAHIGLTPQRQHSIGGFKVQGKSVAGAVKVLRDALAVQEAGAFMVLLEAVPGEVAALITERLRVPTIGIGAGVGCSGQALVQVDLIGNFPPGRFVPKFVKTYADVWGEAVRGIEEFKRDVKSRAFPSAEYTYPISEQEMAEFRSVMGEVGQ, via the exons ATGTTCACCaaatcctccttctctcgcTTGGCCTCCCTAAGACACTCATGGCGACCTCGCTACAGTGTCCCACCGCGGTTTcctctatttaataatatccTTGTCCGATATAGTTCCTACTCGCCCATGGGAAAAACCCAATCGGATTCCCGCAAGAAAGTAACCATCCAAACACTTCAAAGCCTTCATAAGAAGGGCGAGCCCATTACGGCACTTACAGCCCACGATTTCCCAAGTGGGCATATAGCCGATGCCGCAGGGATGGATGTGGTTATTGTCGGAGATAGCCTGAGCATGGTCGCGCTAGGAATGGAGGATACAAATGAAGTGACCATTGAAGACATGCTACTTCATTGCCGAAGTGTATCTCGTGCTGTTAAGCATGCTTTCACG ATAACAGACCTCCCAATGGGCTCCTATGAGCTATCCCCGGAACAGGCCCTGCAATCCGCCATCCGCATGGTCAAAGAAGGCGGCATGCAAGCTGTGAAACTAGAAGGCGGAGAACAAATGGCACCCACCATCCGACGAATCACCCAAACTGGGATCCCCGTCCTGGCGCATATCGGCCTAACCCCGCAACGACAACACTCTATTGGTGGCTTTAAGGTCCAGGGCAAGTCCGTCGCGGGCGCAGTCAAGGTACTGCGGGATGCCCTTGCCGTGCAGGAAGCCGGGGCGTTTATGGTTCTTCTCGAGGCTGTTCCCGGGGAGGTTGCTGCTTTGATTACGGAGAGGCTTCGTGTTCCGACCATCGGGATCGGGGCTGGGGTTGGTTGTTCTGGGCAGGCTCTCGTGCAGGTGGATTTGATTGGGAATTTTCCACCGGGGAGGTTTGTGCCTAAGTTTGTGAAGACTTATGCGGATGTTTGGGGGGAGGCAGTTCGGGGTATTGAGGAGTTTAAACGGGATGTTAAGAGTAGGGCTTTTCCTTCGGCGGAGTATACTTATCCGATTTCTGAGCAGGAGATGGCGGAGTTTCGGAGTGTTATGGGTGAGGTAGGTCAATAG
- a CDS encoding chaperonin 10-like protein produces the protein MKEAIVRKDTSVEIVDSPIPKPGPGHVLIKVIVADHFPLAWPAQAFDWKIPIHFGREMNTGDDISGIVEAVGEDVVGFHKGDRVAAFHEMMTSHGAFAEYAIAPYYTTFHIPDSTSFEEAATVPLAAYTSACALFQELELPEPWSPRAKAAGKEGIKRPLIIYGASTATGAFAIKLAAAANVHPIITVGSKRSDFIKPFLDENKGDVLIDYTAYATEEELIKAIQEAVKKGGAPDGRCWKAYDTVSEDKTIRLVSKAIAGPPNPAGQKPKITNIFLKTEVEGSDPSVEIVFSMVGQVHYEDENDKLIGVTWGAAFSRGLREGWLTSHPYTLGNNGLEGLSEGLKGLRDGKIRAQKFLTRPNETPGARD, from the exons ATGAAGGAAGCGATTGTTAGGAAAGACACCTCAGTAGAGATTGTCGACTCTCCCATTCCCAAACCGGGTCCTGGCCATGTGTTAATTAAGGTCATCGTCGCTG ACCATTTCCCACTAGCCTGGCCAGCGCAGGCCTTC GACTGGAAGATACCCATCCATTTCGGTCGTGAGATGAACACCGGTGACGACATCTCCGGTATCGTCGAAGCCGTGGGAGAGGATGTGGTTGGATTTCACAAAGGGGACCGCGTGGCCGCCTTCCACGAGATGATGACCTCTCACGGGGCATTCGCTGAGTACGCCATAGCGCCTTATTATACTACCTTTCACATTCCGGACTCAACCTCCTTTGAGGAGGCCGCCACGGTTCCCTTGGCTGCCTACACATCCGCCTGTGCGCTTTTTCAGGAGCTCGAGTTACCTGAGCCATGGTCACCACGTGCTAAGGCCGCGGGAAAAGAGGGTATTAAGCGTCCTTTGATTATCTATGGAGCGAGTACTGCCACGGGAGCCTTCGCTATCAAGCTTGCTGCGGCCGCCAACGTTCACCCTATCATCACAGTTGGCAGCAAGCGGAGTGACTTCATCAAGCCCTTCCTGGACGAAAACAAGGGGGATGTCCTCATCGACTATACTGCGTATGCGACAGAGGAGGAGCTAATCAAGGCGATTCAGGAGGCTGTTAAGAAGGGAGGTGCTCCCGACGGCCGCTGTTGGAAAGCCTATGATACTGTTTCCGAAGATAAAACGATCAGGCTCGTCTCCAAGGCCATTGCCGGGCCGCCGAACCCGGCAGGCCAGAAGCCAAAGATAACTAATATTTTCCTTAAAACTGAGGTCGAGGGCTCTGACCCGAGTGTTGAGATTGTATTCTCTATGGTTGGTCAAGTCCATTACGAGGACGAGAATGACAAGCTCATTGGCGTGACATGGGGCGCAGCGTTTTCTCGGGGCCTGCGCGAGGGTTGGTTGACTAGTCATCCCTACACATTAGGTAATAACGGTCTGGAGGGCTTGTCTGAAGGCCTAAAGGGTCTCAGGGACGGCAAAATCCGCGCCCAGAAATTTTTGACACGGCCCAATGAGACACCAGGCGCGAGGGATTGA
- a CDS encoding monocarboxylate transporter has protein sequence MATITQSVSTAIELQDRNQVGGRLTKHTGDPTPPENSDAVLQASLAADAEVPDGGYGWVIISACAVVAWWFTGTSYCWGVLQAALVKEGVSTSSTLAFIGSLAPACISFLGVINANVIRSGFTTKNVGGLFATAGVLFGLGLSICFMVVSAIPAQYFRAKRGIANGMVYAGGGLGGTVISFIMNALLGKVGIAWTFRIIGFMIWGTGLPAACFIKERVPIQRTQFVEWRLFRDIRFALLFAAGAIATFPLFVPPFFLPLYTESMGMNSGVGAGVVAAFNFSSAVGRLMCGFCSDRLGPLNTLFMSLLLSALSMLILWPVSTSIGPLIVFVIINGMGNGGFFSTMPTVVGNVFGSARVSVAMGMIVTSWAGGYLMGAPIAGYILNASGGEDSGISAYRPAIFYAGGMALGASVLAMFIRLKTDAQPFKKL, from the exons ATGGCGACAATCACTCAGTCGGTGTCCACAGCAATCGAGTTGCAGGACCGCAATCAGGTTGGAGGGAGACTTACCAAACACACTGGCGATCCAACACCACCGGAAAATTCAGATGCGGTATTACAAGCCTCACTCGCAGCTGATGCCGAGGTTCCTGATGGAGGTTACGGCTGGGTCATCATTTCTGCATGCGCAGTAGTTGCCTGGTGGTTCACTGGAACCTCCTATTGCTGGGGTGTCCTGCAAGCAGCATTGGTTAAGGAAGGGGTATCAACTTCTTCTACCCTGGCTTTCATCGGCTCGCTTGCCCCGGCAtgtatttcctttttgggCGTAATCAATGCGAATGTCATTCGGAG CGGCTTCACCACCAAGAATGTGGGTGGCTTGTTTGCGACTGCTGGTGTTCTCTTCGGTCTCGGGCTCAG CATTTGTTTTATGGTGGTCTCTGCGATCCCTGCGCAATATTTCAGGGCAAAGCGCGGCATTGCTAACGGGATGGTTTACGCCGGAGGTGGCCTCGGGGGTACCGTCATTAGTTTTATCATGAACGCCTTGCTTGGTAAGGTGGGAATCGCGTGGACCTTCCGGATCATTGGTTTCATGATCTGGGGGACGGGCCTGCCAGCAGCGTGCTTCATTAAAGAACGGGTGCCAATCCAGCGTACGCAATTTGTGGAGTG GCGACTCTTCCGCGACATTCGATTTGCTTTGCTGTTTGCAGCCGGCGCGATTGCTACTTTCCCGCTTTTCGTCCCCCCGTTTTTTCTTCCGCTATACACAGAATCGATGGGAATGAACTCGGGAGTCGGTGCAGGAGTGGTGGCTGcattcaacttctcctctGCGGTGGGAAGGCTAATGTGCGGCTTCTGTAGTGACAGACTGGGACCGCTGAACACCCTGTTCATGTCTCTTTTGCTCAGTGCCCTCAGCATGCTGATTCTTTGGCCCGTTTCGACGTCCATTGGCCCGTTGATTGTCTTCGTGATTATTAACGGAATGGGCAATGGTGGCTTCTTTTCAACCATGCCTACAGTCGTCGGAAATGTGTTTGGTTCAGCTCGAGTATCCGTCGCAATGGGCATGATAGTGACCAGCTGGGCTGGAGGTTATTTGATG GGCGCTCCAATTGCTGGTTATATTTTAAACGCATCTGGCGGAGAGGACAGCGGTATTAGTGCCTATCGTCCTGCTATATTTTATGCGGGTGGCATGGCTCTGGGCGCATCTGTGTTGGCGATGTTTATACGCCTCAAAACTGATGCACAGCCGTTCAAGAAGCTCTGA
- a CDS encoding putative homeobox protein meis — translation MEYAHNDAPRYCEDVLLLPPLSLDNALASDIDYRWFQEEIAAHSGQPSSHASIDELQPETAAHGSSIQSQLPTEPFESYSDLNYHSQDPLSGSFLDFSTFDYSGLADRITSDVISERHSHISSSWSNNTRRARRKSRRFSTTAVSIMQSWLAQHQDYPYPTEQEKEQLGRETGLDVTQISNWFTNARRRRTVGTGPTPQAHHADNSLLSPLERWQNSPPESEPAATSDILRALEDIPHTSDGSVTYPAHRNAVSSNSSSASFVIGAPSISSYEHSQSSGSDISFKRSNRTSQRPPTPNINARPRRRRRKPPHPNETWNKRKLKGQRPYQCTFCSDTFNTKYDWQRHEKALHLPVDRWICAPQGGLVEVDGAHVCTFCQAPDVDFNHLETHGYLACREKSLDQRTFTRKDHLRQHLRLTHNVDYHPSMEQWRDSLTRIKSRCGFCEARFETWPERVNHVADHFKKGADMIQWKGCWGFEPGITKLVENAMPPYLVGHERQTMDPWKTTDALATGGNEVLPVINDVPNALSRYVNLRRDLIVYIREQAALGNHVTDQMVQDKAREIAYGSNDPFDQTYADNPKWVTSLRQEAELMSVPESNCLFPYCDDPPLQYPGPSNDVSQPRSSEFGLIWDNLLKDTSLAI, via the exons ATGGAGTACGCTCACAATGACGCTCCCAGATATTGCGAAGATGTTTTATTGCTCCCACCTCTAAGCTTGGACAACGCCCTGGCTAGTGACATAGATTACAGATGGTTCCAAGAAGAGATAGCCGCACATTCTGGCCAGCCTTCAAGCCATGCCTCAATTGACGAGCTACAGCCTGAGACGGCGGCTCATGGATCAAGTATACAGTCGCAACTACCGACAGAGCCATTTGAGTCATACAGCGATCTGAACTATCACTCTCAAGACCCCCTGAGTGGGAGTTTTCTTGACTTTTCAACGTTCGATTATTCTGGGCTCGCCGACAGGATAACTTCTGATGTAATATCTGAACGCCATTCACACATAAGCTCCTCAT GGTCCAACAACACAAGGCGGGCTAGGAGAAAGAGCCGCCGATTTTCCACCACGGCAGTGAGTATCATGCAATCATGGCTCGCACAACACCAGGATTATCCATATCCTACcgagcaagaaaaggaacagcTGGGGCGTGAGACGGGGTTAGACGTAACCCAGATCTCGAACTGGTTCACCAATGCACGTCGGCGTAGAACGGTCGGTACTGGACCTACACCGCAGGCACACCACGCCGATAATTCTCTACTATCACCTCTTGAGCGCTGGCAGAACTCGCCCCCGGAAAGCGAACCCGCTGCGACATCCGACATTCTGCGAGCCTTAGAAGATATCCCACATACTTCTGACGGTAGCGTCACATATCCGGCTCACAGGAATGCTGTGTCGAGCAACAGCTCTAGCGCTTCATTCGTGATAGGGGCTCCTTCGATCAGCAGCTACGAACACAGTCAGTCGTCTGGTTCTGACATCTCGTTCAAGCGGTCGAATCGGACTTCACAAAGGCCACCCACCCCTAACATCAACGCAAGACCTCGCCGTCGACGCCGGAAGCCTCCACATCCGAACGAGACCTGGAACAAACGAAAGTTGAAAGGCCAGCGACCGTATCAATGCACGTTCTGTTCCGATACTTTCAACACTAAGTACGACTGGCAGCGACATGAGAAAGCCCTTCACTTACCAGTGGATCGATGGATTTGCGCGCCCCAGGGCGGGCTTGTTGAAGTTGATGGTGCCCATGTCTGTACATTCTGTCAGGCCCCAGACGTAGACTTCAATCATCTCGAAACCCATGGTTACCTGGCCTGTCGAGAGAAATCATTAGACCAACGAACATTTACTCGAAAGGATCATCTCCGACAGCACCTAAGGCTGACCCACAATGTCGACTATCATCCCTCGATGGAACAGTGGCGAGATTCCCTAACGCGCATTAAGTCTCGTTGTGGATTCTGCGAAGCAAGATTTGAGACATGGCCAGAAAGAGTGAATCATGTCGCAGACCACTTCAAGAAGGGTGCCGATATGATTCAGTGGAAGGGATGCTGGGGCTTCGAGCCTGGTATTACTAAACTGGTGGAAAATGCCATGCCTCCCTATCTCGTAGGACATGAGCGCCAAACGATGGACCCTTGGAAAACAACAGATGCTCTTGCTACCGGGGGAAACGAAGTCCTGCCTGTCATTAACGATGTTCCCAATGCCCTGAGCCGTTATGTTAATCTCAGACGAGACCTTATCGTTTATATACGTGAGCAGGCGGCTCTGGGTAATCATGTTACTGATCAGATGGTTCAAGACAAAGCTCGTGAGATCGCGTACGGAAGCAATGACCCTTTCGATCAGACATATGCCGATAATCCTAAGTGGGTTACAAGCTTGAGACAGGAAGCGGAGCTAATGTCAGTGCCGGAATCAAATTGTCTCTTTCCATATTGCGATGATCCGCCGCTTCAGTATCCAGGTCCAAGCAATGATGTCTCGCAGCCGCGATCTTCAGAATTTGGCCTAATATGGGATAACCTTTTAAAAGACACATCGCTAGCTATATGA